In Pseudoliparis swirei isolate HS2019 ecotype Mariana Trench chromosome 22, NWPU_hadal_v1, whole genome shotgun sequence, the DNA window ggaggtcacgccggtatgcccacagtgggaggaggtcacgccggtatgcccagtgggaggaggtcacgccggtatgcccagtgggaggaggtcacgccggtatgcccacagtgggaggaggtcacgccggtatgcccagtgggaggaggtcacgccggtatgcccagtgggaggaggtcacgccggtatgcccagtgggaggaggtcacgttggtatgcccagtgggaggaggtcacgccggtatgcccagtgggaggaggtcacgtcagtatgcccagtgggaggaggtcacgccggtatgcccacagtgggaggaggtcacgccggtatgcccacagtgggaggaggtcacgccggtatgcccagtgggaggaggtcacgccggtatgcccagtgggaggaggtcacgccggtatgcccagtgggaggaggtcacgccggtatgcccacagtgggaggaggtcacgccggtatgcccagtgggaggaggtcacgccggtatgcccagtgggaggaggtcacgccggtatgcccagtgggaggaggtcacgccggtatgcccagtgggaggaggtcacgccggtatgcccagtgggaggaggtcacgccggtatgcccagtgggaggaggtcacgtcggtatgcacagtgggaggaggtcacgtcggtatgcccagtgggaggaggtcacgtcggtatgcacagtgggaggaggtcacgtcggtatgcacagtgggaggaggtcacgtcggtatgcccagtgggaggaggtcacgtcggtatgcccacagtgggaggaggtcacgtcggtATGCCCACAGTGGGAGCGGTTCATCCACAACTCTGGCCTGAAGCAACTCCAGGAGAGAGACGGACCGGCCTTGAAGCTCGTGCAGAGGACCAAACACCCGGACACAGGCGCTGGTGTCTGGCTGGTGACTCTGGACCGTGTGAGACCTTCACACAATGCCTCATATTCTAAAAGGGTCCAGATCATCGATCAGATTTATTTCCGCAGCTTAAGTTTTTACCCTGAATCTTCGGTCAAACTTCACCACGACGTCAGCGAAGTCGATTCTCTCCCGCCGGCCGACGAACTGCCGGATCTCCGGGTGGTTCTCGGTCCCGAGGTAGTCGCCCACGAAGTTCCTGTTGATGCTGTTCCTGCGGCGCTCCTTCTTGTTCAGCAAGATGTCGGAGGCTGAAGGAGCCACATAAGCACTCATCACCATGTTCTGGACTAAAGgtagcgaccccccccccccgacggtCTTACCTTCCTCCCTCATCTTGACGTACTTGCGGACAGCGATGTGCTTGCGCCAGGCCTTCTGGATGACCCGAGCGTAGCCATTGtacttcctctccctcatctcctccagcAGGAAGAGCTGCAGGGGAACGGACACACATGAAGGCCAGGCAGCTGCAGCATGATGAACCGCTGCGTCGGGTTTCGTACCGACTCCGGAGCTTTGATGAAGACTTTGGTCTTGCCCAGCTGGAACTGGTCCTGGTCCATGTGGACGGAGTTGAGGAGGTGTAGGACTCCCTGGCGCTCCTTCTCGGTCCAGCGTGGCCAGGTCTCCTTCGTCAAGATGGCATACCTGCAGCGCACAAACCTCCGTTAGCATGTTGGAAGCGGTCGCGCAGCTTCCAGGACGGTGCgctgtttgacctctgacctctgcaggAACTTGTTGAAGGCCCGTCTGTAGGCGTATCCCGCCCGCCGGATTCTGATGTTCTCCCGGAGGCCCAGGTACTCCACTTGGTGTCTGGCCCGGTTGTCTTCCCAGTCCCGGGGGCGTTTGGTCTCGTTGGGTTTGATGCAGCGAATGTAGTGGGGGGTGCACTTCATCAGGGTCTGGACCAGACTGGTGGATTGTTTCTAAAAGAGGGGGTGCACTTCATCAGGGTCTGGACCAGACTGGTGGATTGTTTCTAAAGGGGGGGGTCTACGTGTTGGCCCTGAGGCGCTGGGGGAGACTCACCTTGATCTTGGTGCTGGCGGTGGACGGACGGCCTCTCTTCTCCACCTCCAGGTTCTCAGTGAACAGAGCTCTGATGAAGGGACTGAGCACAAACACACCacatcatgaggtcatcagaCACACCCACTTAAGCCGAACTACTTCTTCAGAGCATGGAACCCTGAACTCTGACCCTCTTGCTCAGGTTTCTGCTgtgcaaaggattgtgggtaTTTGTGAAGACTTACAACTCGCTGCTCTGCATCAGCTCGATGATGTCATTGAACAACacgtctctgttcctctcacaGAAACCGCTGACGTCATACGATAcctggacagacagacggagttAACACACACTTCTATATTATAACCACAGACATGCAAACTAAAAAAAGGCACTTGAACGCATCAGCATTTCAAGATTTCTTAAACAACTGACAAACAAAAACAGTGGTGCGTTCCTTTAGTGCACGTTTCGTGCCATCGCGAGGAATGTCGACAGCAGCAACCGAAACTCGTCTCTATAGAAAACCTCTAATCAAACTACAGATAACATGGCCGACatcttcacatttaaaaaactctTCATCAGGAACACAGTGAAATGGGtttattcaacacacacacacacacacacaccttgccggCGTAGTGGTGGATGATGAAGCCCTGGCTCCAGCTGCTGAAGTGCTCGTGCGAGCCCATCTGGCCCTGCAGCTTCTGCAGCAGCGTCTggtccgccccctcccccttgGCGTGCATCGTGGCGCAGACGTCGTCCAGGACGCTCATCAACCCAACGGGATTCTGGGAAACGTCACAACCACAGCCATGTTCACTCCTTTAACTCCACGAAGAGAGGAGCCCGATTGGTTGACTCACCAGTTTGGACTCGATGAGGTCACAGACCACCTTGTTGTTGAAGTACTCGATGGGGGTCCACTGGATCCCCTCCTGCACGTACTCGTCCTGCAGAGACAGAGCGTCTCAGTGTGGACACGGACCCACTCCTCAGTCCATGAGCAGTACGGCTCAATAAGAGGGAGAGGGGCTGACGTCACGATGTCATGgtgcgatgacgtcatgacagcGTGAGGTCATCGCACCATGACATTACATCATGAcgcgatgacgtcatgatgtaATGTCATCTTCATTCGGTGACGTCAtggtgtgatgacgtcatggtgtgatgacgtcatggtgtgatgtcatgacatCTTGATTCGGTGACGTCAtggtgtgatgacgtcatggtgtgatgatgtcatgacatcTTGATTCGGTGACGTCatggtgtgatgatgtcatgacatcTTGATTCGGTGACATCAtggtgtgatgacgtcatggtgtgatgatgtcatggctcCTCACCTGTTCGGCCTTCAGCGTGAGCTCGATAAAGATCTGCTGCAGCTTCTCGTTCACAAAGTTGATGCAGAACTGCTCGAAGCCGTTTCTCTGAAAGTACACGAGTAaacaagtacacgagtacacaagtacacaaggacacaagtaaacaaggacacaagtaaacaaggacacaagtacacgagtacacaagtaaacaaggacacgagtacacaagtacacaagggcacaagtacacgagtacacaagtaaacaaggacacgagtaagaaaggacacaaggacacaagtaaacaaggacacaaggacacaagtaaacaaggacacaagtacacaagtaaacaaggacacaagtacacaagtaaacaaggacacgagtacacaagggcACGAGTACACAAGAAAGGACACAAGTAAAcaaggacacaagtacacaagggcacgagtacacaagtaagaaaggacacaaggacacaagtacacaaggacacaagtaaacaagtacacaaggacacgagtacacaagtaaacaagtacacaaggacacgagtacacaaggacacaagtacacaagggcacgagtacacaagtaagaaaggacacaaggacacaagtaaacaagtacacaaggacacgagtacacaagtaaacaaggaCACAAGTGTCTGTGTTTTTACCTGGAAGATCTCAAAGCCGTAGATATCGAGGACTCCGATGTTGAAATCCTCCTGGTCCTTCTGGATGGCTTTatttacacactacacacacacacacacacacacacacacacacacgagtacaaCATGAACAGGAAGTAGGGTGGTAGGAAGTGATGAAGTAGGAAGTGAGGAAGTAGGAAGTGATGAAGTAGGAAGTGAGGAAGCGATGAAGCAGGAAGTGACGAAGTAGTTAGTAGGGAGTGAGGAAGTGACCTACGTCCACTAGGAAGTCGAACAGACGGGTGTGCAGGGCCTTGGACAGGGCGTCTCTGGAGAAACAGGCCTGCTCCGTGCTCATCGTCACGGCGATGGACTCGCTCTTCCCGCCCCACTTGCTGTCAATCATCCTGCTGGTCAGTTTACTGCAGAGGCCGTCCTGAGGGACGCCGAGCAGGAAGGAGGGGAAGGCCAGGACtggagacaggcagggagggagacagggagacaggcagggagggagacaggcagggagacaggcagggagacaggaagacagacagggagacagaaagacaggcagggagacaggaagacaggcagggagacaggaagacaggcagggagacaggaagacagggagggagacatgcagggagacaggaagacatgcagggagacaggaagacaggtagggagacaggaagacaggtagggagacaggaagacaggcagggagacaggaagacaggtagggagggagggagacaggaagacaggcagggagacaggaagacagggagacaggtagggagacaggaagacagggagggagacaggaagacaggtagggagacaggaagacagggagggagacaggaagacagggagggagacaggaagacagggagggagacaggaagacaggtagggagacaggaagacagggagggagacaggaagacaggcagggagacaggaagacaggcagggagacaggcagggagacaggaagacaggcagggagacaggaagacaggcagggagacatgcagggagacaggaagacagggagggagacaggaagacaggtagggagacaggaagacaggcagggagacaggaagacaggtagggagacaggaagacaggcagggagacaggaagacagggagggagacaggaagggagacaggaagacaggcagggagacaggaagacaggtagggagacaggaagacaggcagggagacaggaagacaggcagggagacaggtagggagacaggaagacagggagacaggaagacagggagggagacaggaagacagggagggagacaggaagacaggcagggagacaggaagacagggagggagacaggaagacaggcagggagacagcATGACAGGGAGACAGcaagacagggaggagacagtAAGACAggtagggagagaggaagagagggtagggagacaggaagacaggaggagacaggaagacagggaggagacaggaagacaggagggagacaggaagacaggcagggagacaggaagacagggagggagacaggaagacaggcagggagacaggaagacagggagggagacagggagggagacaggaagacagggagggagacaggaagacaggaagacagggagggagacaggaagacaggaagacagggagggagacaggaagacagggagggagacaggaagacaggtagggagacaggaagacaggtagggagacaggaagacaggtagggagacaggaagacaggcagggagacaggaagacagggagggagacaggaagacaggtagggagacaggaagacaggtagggagacaggaagacaggcagggagacaggaagacagagacaggaagacaggcagggagacaggaagacaggcagggagacaggaagacagggagggagacaggaagacaggcagggagacaggaagacaggcagggagacaggaagacagtagggagacaggaagacagggagggagacaggaagacaggaagacaggtagggagacaggaagacagggaggagacaggaagacaggacaggagacaggaagacagggagggagacaggaagacaggagggagacaggaagacaggagagacaggaagacaggtagacagggacATGGcctctgagagacagacagacagacaggcagggagacaggaagacagggagacagacaggaagacaggagagacagacagacagacaggaagacagtcagacaggaagacagacaggcaggacagacaggagacagggacagggaggagacaggaagacaggtaggagacaggaagacaggcagggagacccaggaagacaggtgagagacagaagacaggcacagacagtcagacaggaagacaggtgaggagacagacagacagacagacaggacagaCAGTCAGGACAGGCCtccgagagacagacagacagacaggcagtcagacagtcagacagtcagagtCAGAGGACATGGCCTCctgagagacaggaagacagacagggagacagacagacagacagacaggacagaCAGACCCACCACGGACATGGCctcctgagagacagacagacagacaggcaggtcagacagtcagacagtcagacagacccACCACGGACagggagagacaggaagacaggcagtcagacaggaagacagacagacaggggaggagacagagacagcagGACATGGCCtcctgagacagacagacagacaggcaggagacaggaagacagacccACCACAGGAcatgggagagacagacagacagacaggcaggagacaggaagacagtcagacagacaggaagacatggctgagagacagacagacagacaggacagtcagacaggcaggacagacaggacagacagacagacagacagtcagacccACCACGGACATGGCctcctgagagacagacagacagacaggcagtcagacagtcagacagacccACCACGGACATGGCctcctgagagacagacagacagacagacagacagacagtcctggtcctccagaGACAGACCCACCACGGACATGGCCtcctgagacagacagacagacagacaggcagtcagacagtcagacagtcagacagtcagacagacccACCACGGACATGGCctcctgagagacagacagacagacaggcagtcagacagtcagacagtcagacagacccACCACGGACATGGcctcctgaggacagacagacagacagacaggcagtcagacagtcagacagtcagacagtcagacagacccACCACGGACATGGCctcctgagagacagacagacagacaggcagtcagacagtcagacagacccACCACGGACATGGCctcctgagagacagacagacagacagacagacagacagtcagacccACCACGGACATGGCctcctgagagacagacagacagacaggcagtcagacagtcagacagtcagacagacagacccacCACAGACATGGCCTcctgagggacagacagacagacagacagacagtcagacccACCACGGACATGGCctcctgagagacagacagacagacagacacagaccatGGTGTCGAGGAACTCCTTCTTGTCGTCCATGTCCTCCACCGTGTAGGTTCCTGATTGGTTGAGATAGAAGTAGTAGTCGGGGGTCGTGACCCCGAGGTTCTCCCGCTGCTCCGAACTCGCCCCCTCTAAcacctgaggtcaaaggtcaaacacaGGTTCTCCTTTTCATACAGACCACATGAAACAGAAAGAAGggaaggagtcaggagaggaagtgatggaatcaggatagatagagagagagatagagatatggatagatatagagatagagagatagagcgatatatatagatatatagagagagatagagagatagagcgatatatagatatatagagagatagagcgatatatatatagagagagagagatagatatagagcgagatagagagatatatagatattgttaagttgtaatagtttattttagatgatgataatgatatgatgatatatactttttttattaatccccaaggggaaattagttctctgcatttaacccctccttagttattaaggagcagtgggctgcagtgatgcgcccgggaagcaactgggggttcagtgccttgctcaaggacacttcgacttgcaactaatggggagagcggggatcgaacccacaaccttggggttgcaggacgaccctcttaccccactgagctacagcccctattttgataacatctgcagaggtcttatgttttaaattaatacatatagaaagatattataatagacaatattagggagaatattgatattgttattaatgtattatgaagcattcgggtaatgtttactctatgcaaatgtaaatggcaagaattaatgtatgttgcatgagagtgactgtatgttagtattatagattgacgaggccggttgaattccgtgaagtgacttacaataacagacttttattgtgaaggtgactttaatgcggacaataacaagacgggactcttattgtgaaagcgactggaccggaagtgacgtttcgaccgggGCCATGAGGAGATGAATCTCCGTGTGTTAGAGAGACCGCCCTCTTTCTACAGGTATCAGCGAGGCCACAAGGCTGAGCTCCCGGaggagcgccttgaatgtttgttctacacttcctgccattaaatgttgaaaaCTTAATCCACACGCGTccagaagcctgttttccaccatctgcgaagtgcccagtttcagaatactctacaatatatagagagagatatagagagagatagagcgatatatatatatagatatatagagagagatagatatatagagagagatagaaagagagagagagatagagcgatatatatatagagatagatagagagagagatagatatatagagagagataaagagagagagagagatatatagatatatatagagagagagatagatatagagagagatagagcgatatatatatatatatagagagagagatagagtgatatatatagagatatagagagagagatagaaagagagatagagcgatatatatagagatagagatagttcttcacaatgtggaggtgtgctttgggtcattgtcctgttggaggaagacattggctccaatcaagcgctgcccacagggtatggcatggcgttgccaaatggagtgatagccttccttatttaaaatccctttgacctggtacaaatgtcccactttaccagcaccaaagcagccccagaccatcacatgacctccaccatgcttgacagatggtgtcaggcactcttccagcatcttttcacctgtacTGCGTCTCacgttcttctgtgtgatccaaacacctcaaacttggattcatctgtccagaacacctttttccaatcttcctgtccaatgcctgtgttcttttgcccataccaatcttttcttttgattggccagtctcagatatggctttttctttgccactctgcctagaaggccagcatcccggagtcgcctcttcactgtcgacgttgacactggcgctttgggtaccatttaaagaagctgccagttgaggacctgtgaggcgtctatttctcaaactagagactctaatgtacttgtcttcttgctgagttgtgcaccggggcctcccacttctctttctgctctggttagagcccgtttgtgctgttctctgaaggagtagtacacaccgctggaggacattttcagtttctttgcaatttctcgcatggaatagccttcatttctaagaacaagaatagactggcgagtttcacatgaaagttctttttttctggccattttgagagtcttatcgaacccacaaatgtgatgctccagataatcaactagctcaaaggaaggccagttttatagcttctctcatcagcaaaacagttttcagctgtgctaacataattgcacaagggttttctaatcatccattagtcttctcaggcgataacacaatgtaccatcagaacactggagtgatgatgaaatgggcctctatacacctctggagatatttcattagaaaccagacgtttccacctagaatagtcatttaccacattaacaatgtagagagggtatttatgattgatttaatgttatcttcattgaaaaaaacaatgcttttctttgaaaaataaggacatttctaagtgatcccaaacttttgaacggtagtgtatatatagagagagatagagcgatatatatatatatagagagagatagataaagagatatatatttagagagagagagagagatatatatagagagcgatagagagatatatatagagatagagatagagagagagatagagagagagatatatagagatagagatagagagagagatatatatatagagatagagatagagagatatatatagagagagagatagagagagagagagatagatagagagagagagagagaggtacctGGTAATAGATGTGGAAGCTTCTCTCTCCGGGGTTCTGAGAAACAACTCTACTCTTCTCCAACAGGAAGTTGGAGATCTTCCCTCCATCAGGAGCTCCTCCTCGACTGAACTGGATCTCAAAGTACTTCCCCTGGTAGTAGTACGTGT includes these proteins:
- the myo1eb gene encoding myosin IEb → MGSKERYHWLAQNVKVSGVDDMVLLSKISEDAITENLKRRYLDDYIYTYIGPVLISVNPFKQLPYFTEREVELYQGAAQYENPPHIYALADNMYRNMMIDTENQCVIISGESGAGKTVAAKYIMSYVSKVSGGGDKVQHMKDIILQSNPLLEAFGNAKTVRNNNSSRFGKYFEIQFSRGGAPDGGKISNFLLEKSRVVSQNPGERSFHIYYQVLEGASSEQRENLGVTTPDYYFYLNQSGTYTVEDMDDKKEFLDTMEAMSVEAMSVVGLSLEDQDCLSEAMSVPVSLHVSLPVFLSPCLSSCLPACLPVSLPVFLSPCLSSCLPACLPACLPPCLSPCLPPCLSPVLAFPSFLLGVPQDGLCSKLTSRMIDSKWGGKSESIAVTMSTEQACFSRDALSKALHTRLFDFLVDCVNKAIQKDQEDFNIGVLDIYGFEIFQRNGFEQFCINFVNEKLQQIFIELTLKAEQDEYVQEGIQWTPIEYFNNKVVCDLIESKLNPVGLMSVLDDVCATMHAKGEGADQTLLQKLQGQMGSHEHFSSWSQGFIIHHYAGKVSYDVSGFCERNRDVLFNDIIELMQSSEFPFIRALFTENLEVEKRGRPSTASTKIKKQSTSLVQTLMKCTPHYIRCIKPNETKRPRDWEDNRARHQVEYLGLRENIRIRRAGYAYRRAFNKFLQRYAILTKETWPRWTEKERQGVLHLLNSVHMDQDQFQLGKTKVFIKAPESLFLLEEMRERKYNGYARVIQKAWRKHIAVRKYVKMREEASDILLNKKERRRNSINRNFVGDYLGTENHPEIRQFVGRRERIDFADVVVKFDRRFRTVKRDLILTPKFLYLIGREKVKQGPEKGQIQEVLKRKIELNKIQSVSLSLEFKVKKGGWGPFSSSGSRQIQFQDSQGDEAVLKPSGKVLQVSIGPGLPKNSRPTRKDQRKSRYLGNQTASTNQSNSAHRSRGAGAPRGGSSSRGSLLRQQSSMDQPSLPRLQSQRRHDNQPKKHQDMGFMNVPEQGAAGLQRRRSKEVKPLPGAGRPKPAPKAKPRSPQCRALYAYDAQDTDELSFTADDVMEILTEDASGWWFGRLRGREGMFPGNYVEKI